The Chroicocephalus ridibundus chromosome 3, bChrRid1.1, whole genome shotgun sequence genome has a segment encoding these proteins:
- the ADGRF5 gene encoding adhesion G protein-coupled receptor F5: MPPPINAGLHCLFLLVTACCQTSQDSNFSPFIQYVFDSPLGEESFQSEMQRQKRNMIIFDLTPVEYTVDIEVSLMDSSSLEPVKDCLKNLSLSVSTNISNVEMKVSNISVTTVCLPSGENSSCCSCESGYAWPRAVCGDLITCPSASLAPNLTCPSASLAPNLTCPSASLAPNLTCPSASLASNLTCSYMRDMPLNGTYCKPQTAESCGMGEPIVMEMSVRLDKEFCGDLSNSSSDLYKKYKYDLETAFNASYRCLPGFVSATVTGFMPGSVFVNYEVKAGAASFKQIASANRILPQFLDPFYQLNQDTITRKITNQTNFTVIPEDIFEGDTVRLICEINSTSENVTWYHGDQIISTSPPNSTDRGTSRSILEIANITSKNPDSYSCDFTNRNHQFHTLLYHDTKTITISQLNITRNVNNITVVCNRPEMQNNSSLLSCCIDKHLPSLTGDWKVNGEINITGQSSSSGNCTEYKLNITESLCPPEKSDTVTTYTCELQTGHGARSSQNISVRYLRAADVTVSSSVKSSVSEGYEFNVMCESDMSNYENISWKIQSGNETKTVDCDKYITNNRSAGTSLLKVDAATQDWNGTYICTFSQKYWNSSANMTIEVISLPLKQDILRDPIRAYIQCKVQQALQCCISTDTVEDYTVKFVVQQTEFDAVKKGKGNSTCYMYNYTEAEGSTDKTLTAYCKFINRIGQEVNSENITLHVICGTKISCSGSIGIGREGDTSVKPCYDSNSPNGFTQGNITYKCSHKSWELQSNNCLSVPISELLSGAESLVNSPDRKQKLPGYLEELRSTTKEQENTLNHPANLGAIVDIMDMISSIPVEAKNDSIHNFLSTVDIIVADSTHKAWEDLNKGNKPRSSSLLNSIENFSQNLQPVNNNIPHISVKTLQLQGIVVTEKSTDYNKTFRSTENLTVNVFIGQTDVQTLNKTSAIVSVMYSNLGPILPRNKTQYVNGLLITTTVGSNKIQKFDINMTFAKKKTSLKTPQCVFWNFTLNEQRGGWDTQGCTATWEEDNYVNCSCNHLTSFSILMSADTTHPDNIENHITYIGLAISILSLVTCIIIESLVWKYVTNNTTSYMRHVCILNIATSLLIADVWFIVTASIRDQNQSTSTSICVVATFFIHLFYLCAFFWMLSLGLILFYRLVFILHNTSKTTQKAVAFCLGYGCPFVIAVITIAVTLPRNNYTRKGVCWLNWEDSKALLAFVIPALIIVVMNLFITAVVIIKILRPTIGDRSNRQERKSLFHIGKSMAILTPLLGLTWGFGLATVIKNSHRAFHILFALLNSLQGLFILVFGTLWDKKIQEALLKRNSMSKWSSQQTKSSSLILVTPMLAMSYPFSRTFNNLCGKTGKYRVSSSEPSSASSENTSKSYSLLN; the protein is encoded by the exons ATGCCACCCCCAATTAATGCAGGACTCCACTGCCTATTTCTACTGGTCACAGCATGTTGCCAGACATCACAGGATTCAAACTTCAGTCCATTCATCCAATACGTA tttgaCAGTCCGCTAGGAGAGGAAAGCTTCCAGTCAGAGATGCAAAGGCAGAAGCGAAACA TGATTATTTTTGACCTTACCCCTGTGGAGTACACCGTTGACATTGAAGTAAGCCTTATGGATTCATCTTCTCTGGAGCCTGTCAAAGACTGTTTAAAAAACCTTAGTCTTTCAGTTTcaacaaatatttcaaatgtagaAATGAAAGTTTCAAACATCAGTGTTACAACAG TCTGTCTGCCCAGTGGTGAGAACAGCAGCTGTTGTTCTTGTGAAAGTGGATATGCCTGGCCAAGAGCGGTGTGCGGTGACTTGATAACCTGCCCTTCTGCCAGCCTAGCACCCAACCTGACCTGCCCTTCTGCCAGCCTAGCACCCAACCTGACCTGCCCTTCTGCCAGCCTAGCACCCAACCTGACCTGCCCTTCTGCCAGCCTAGCATCCAACCTGACCTGCAGCTACATGAGGGACATGCCTCTCAACGGGACTTACTGCAAGCCTCAGACTGCCG AATCATGTGGTATGGGAGAGCCCATTGTAATGGAAATGTCAGTCAGACTCGACAAAGAGTTTTGTGGTGATCTCAGCAATTCTTCTTCTGAtttatacaaaaaatacaaatatgacCTTGAAACAGCG TTTAACGCTAGCTACAGATGTTTACCAGGCTTCGTATCAGCAACAGTAACTGGTTTCAT GCCTGGAAGTGTTTTTGTGAACTACGAAGTAAAAGCGGGAGCAGCAAGCTTCAAACAGATAGCAAGTGCCAACAGAATTTTACCACAATTTCTAGATCCATTCTACCAGCTAAACCAAGATACCATCACAAGAAAAATAACTA ATCAGACAAACTTCACTGTGATTCCTGAAGACATTTTTGAAGGAGATACGGTAAGACTGATTTGTGAGATAAATTCAACATCTGAGAATGTGACCTGGTATCATGGCGATCAGATTATCTCAACCAGCCCCCCAAACTCAACGGACAGGGGAACCTCAAGGTCGATTCTTGAAATTGCCAACATTACAAGCAAGAATCCTG ATTCCTACAGCTGCGATTTCACAAACAGAAATCATCAGTTTCACACACTGTTATACCATGACACGAAAACAATAACAATCTCTCAGCTAAACATCACTCGAAACGTAAACAACATCACTGTTGTATGCAACCGTCCTGAAATGCAGAATAACAGttctctgctgtcctgctgtATTGACAAACACTTGCCATCACTTACTGGTGACTGGAAAGTAAACGGAGAAATCAATATTACAG GACAATCCAGTTCCAGTGGAAATTGCACCGAATACAAGCTCAACATCACGGAATCACTGTGCCCACCGGAGAAGTCAGATACAGTGACGACATATACGTGCGAGCTGCAGACTGGACACGGTGCCAGGAGCAGTCAGAACATCAGCGTGAGGTACCTCCGGGCAG CCGATGTAACAGTATCTTCAAGCGTAAAATCATCAGTTTCCGAGGGATATGAATTCAATGTAATGTGTGAAAGTGACATGAGCAATTATGAAAATATCAGTTGGAAAATCCAGTCTGGAAACGAGACAAAAACAGTCGACTGTGATAAGTACATCACAAATAACAGATCTGCAGGCACATCTCTGCTCAAAGTGGATGCTGCCACACAGGACTGGAATG GCACCTACATCTGCACATTCTCCCAGAAGTACTGGAACAGTTCTGCCAATATGACAATCGAGGTTATTTCCCTGCCTCTGAAGCAGGACATCCTGAGAGACCCCATTAGAGCATATATACAGTGCAAAGTGCAGCAAGCCCTTCAGTGCTGCATAAGTACTGACACTGTGGAAGACTACACTGTTAAATTCGTGGTTCAACAAACTGAATTTGACGCTG tgaaaaagggaaaaggaaactcGACTTGCTACATGTACAATTACAcagaagcagaaggcagcacagaCAAAACTCTCACAGCGTATTGCAAGTTTATTAACCGCATTGGACAGGAAGTCAACAGTGAAAATATAACACTGCACGTGATATGTG GTACCAAAATTTCCTGCTCAGGCAGCATTGGGATTGGAAGAGAAGGGGACACATCAGTAAAGCCATGCTATGACTCAAATAGCCCAAATGGTTTTACCCAAGGCAATATAACTTACAAGTGCTCCCACAAATCATGGGAGCTTCAAAGCAATAACTGCCTGTCTGTGCCAATAAGCGAGCTGCTGAGTGGTGCCGAG TCCTTGGTCAACAGTCcggacagaaaacaaaagctaccTGGATACCTTGAAGAGCTTAGGAGTACGAccaaagagcaggaaaacacaTTGAACCATCCTGCAAACCTAGGCGCAATCGTTGACATCATGGATATGATCTCCTCTATCCCAGTAGAGGCGAAGAATGACTCTATTCAt AATTTCCTTTCCACTGTGGACATTATTGTTGCTGATTCCACACATAAAGCTTGGGAAGACCTGAATAAAGGGAACAAACCCAGAAGTTCTTCATTGCTGAATTCAATAGAAAATTTTTCCCAGAACCTCCAACCAGTTAATAATAACATCCCTCACATCTCTGTAAAAACCCTTCAGCTACAAGGTATAGTTGTCACAGAAAAAAGCACAGATTATAATAAGACCTTCCGCAGTACAGAAAACCTCACAGTTAATGTGTTCATTGGTCAAACTGACGTTCAGACTCTAAACAAAACCTCAGCCATTGTCAGTGTGATGTACTCAAACCTTGGACCTATTTTGCCCCGGAACAAGACCCAATATGTGAACGGCTTACTGATAACAACAACTGTGGGCAGCAACAAAATCCAGAAGTTTGATATTAATATgacctttgcaaagaaaaagacatcTCTAAAGACTCCCCAGTGTGTCTTTTGGAACTTCACACTCAACGAACAAAGAGGGGGCTGGGATACTCAGGGTTGCACAGCCACATGGGAAGAAGACAATTATGTCAATTGCTCCTGCAATCACCTGACATCATTCTCCATTCTAATGTCAGCTGATACAACCCACCCGGATAACATTGAAAATCATATTACCTACATTGGCCTGGCCATTTCAATCTTGAGTTTGGTGACCTGCATTATAATTGAATCCTTAGTCTGGAAATACGTGACAAACAACACAACCTCCTACATGCGCCATGTCTGTATACTCAACATAGCTACATCACTCCTGATTGCTGACGTTTGGTTCATTGTCACTGCTTCCATCAGAGACCAAAACCAATCGACGAGCACAAGTATCTGTGTTGTGGCCACCTTCTTCATCCATTTATTCTACCTGTGTGCCTTTTTCTGGATGCTCAGCCTGGGCCTCATTCTTTTCTACAGACTGGTTTTCATCTTGCATAACACAAGCAAGACCACTCAGAAAGCAGTGGCATTCTGTCTGGGATACGGGTGCCCCTTTGTCATTGCAGTCATCACCATTGCTGTCACACTGCCAAGGAACAATTACACCAGAAAGGGTGTCTGCTGGCTCAACTGGGAGGACAGCAAAGCTCTCTTGGCCTTCGTCATACCTGCCCTGATCATTGTGGTCATGAATTTGTTCATCACTGCAGTtgttataataaaaatactaagacCAACTATTGGGGATAGGTCAAACAGGCAGGAGAGGAAGTCTTTGTTTCACATTGGCAAAAGTATGGCCATCTTGACACCACTGCTAGGCCTCACCTGGGGATTTGGCCTTGCCACCGTCATCAAAAACAGCCATCGAGCTTTCCACATCCTCTTTGCTCTGCTCAATTCTTTGCAG GGATTATTCATTTTGGTGTTTGGGACTCTCTGGGACAAGAAG atACAAGAAGCCCTGCTGAAGAGGAattcaatgtccaaatggagTTCACAGCAAACAAAG tcATCGTCCCTGATCCTGGTGACACCCATGCTTGCTATGAGCTATCCATTTTCAAGAACCTTTAACAACTTATGCGGGAAAACAG gaaaatacAGAGTATCATCTTCAGAGCCATCCAGCGCTTCCTCTGAAAACACTTCCAAGTCATATTCTTTGCTTAACTGA